One genomic window of Campylobacter curvus includes the following:
- a CDS encoding antitoxin: MQVRLKVFKSGNSLALRLPKSLNLDNVKEFILKSFDNNEVILTPVKDDEWSGLFKTLNELKDAGVKFERAEPSLPQERNFGFK, encoded by the coding sequence ATGCAGGTTAGATTAAAAGTATTTAAAAGCGGTAACTCTTTGGCACTAAGGCTTCCAAAAAGCCTAAATTTAGACAACGTAAAAGAATTTATATTAAAGAGCTTTGATAATAACGAAGTGATTTTGACTCCGGTTAAAGATGATGAATGGAGCGGACTATTTAAGACTTTAAACGAGCTAAAAGATGCTGGAGTTAAATTTGAAAGAGCCGAGCCAAGCTTGCCTCAAGAGCGAAATTTTGGATTTAAATAA
- a CDS encoding response regulator, with the protein MFENKEEIDFFNISSISPNQKFIFLAKNKKVYSKILKNFHGGSSAILFKPIKTSVLLDSIAMLSPSREASFLVLNKEIKINLEKEQIYKNNEQIFLTNLQHKLILLLAQNVNNITTFSMIEEIVYHNKMSSKIAMQNLVGVLKRNLNLDIKNVHSKGYILNSY; encoded by the coding sequence TTGTTTGAGAATAAAGAAGAAATTGATTTCTTTAATATTTCATCCATCTCGCCGAATCAAAAATTTATATTTTTAGCAAAAAACAAAAAAGTCTATTCTAAAATTTTAAAAAATTTTCACGGCGGAAGTTCTGCTATATTATTTAAGCCTATTAAAACAAGCGTTTTACTCGATAGTATCGCTATGCTATCTCCTAGCCGAGAGGCAAGTTTTTTAGTGCTAAACAAAGAAATTAAGATAAATCTCGAAAAAGAGCAAATTTATAAAAATAACGAACAAATTTTTCTAACAAATTTACAGCATAAGCTCATCTTGCTCCTAGCTCAAAACGTAAATAATATAACCACCTTTTCAATGATAGAAGAGATAGTGTATCATAATAAAATGAGTTCAAAAATAGCTATGCAAAATTTAGTAGGCGTGTTAAAAAGAAATTTAAATCTTGATATAAAAAATGTGCATTCAAAGGGCTATATTCTTAACTCCTATTGA
- a CDS encoding tyrosine-type recombinase/integrase: MKKEILNLLDEENADFGRLYEFYSGIEKAFINKTDNIKMGFIGNTLDKEQLERDMDYCVKNYDRNKKDKDKWRKRANILKKLNNSIPTKYYLQVVFKDTAMKIQSVMNSVNELDVQNEPKTGVIDLKNYDIPEEVIKYGILTDEKVKGGRFINNQFVPDNIAGYLESETLKKIPKSKKQLLPANNELKPEIDLLETYELYEMHEGDKQMYSDDTLGRYKKDVERLVEYMKNNNIYELKQLRAQNFQKHIKDKTSKGNANNIIGRLRKFFNYAVQEKYVSCNPFEKLSNYKVDKNTTDKRNFTLDELKELFSGKNSGIRKELLDCLRFLLLTGVRTEEFYNLNKDSFYTDCDHPFLKVKTAKQGADKIFYRNIPLHTLLKDLYKYDWIAKIKKIYSNKGTLSKALNAEIDKVIKDNTVSVHRLRGNFANAIDEYLYSRDFIEYQDTLKNLMGHSKRLRKDDIEDQVKYKITKTILGYAPDMTQGTYSQSEYADPKILAIRGLNVFEDIFEYLNIPKNQIGHVKPRKSRKTKNKPIAMIAK, translated from the coding sequence ATGAAGAAAGAGATTTTAAATTTACTTGACGAAGAAAACGCAGACTTCGGTAGGCTTTATGAGTTTTACTCTGGCATAGAAAAGGCTTTTATAAACAAAACAGACAATATCAAGATGGGCTTTATCGGAAACACCCTAGATAAGGAGCAGCTTGAGAGAGATATGGACTATTGCGTAAAGAATTATGACAGAAATAAAAAAGACAAAGATAAATGGCGAAAAAGAGCGAATATTTTAAAAAAATTAAACAACTCAATACCTACCAAATATTACCTTCAAGTCGTTTTCAAAGATACTGCAATGAAAATTCAAAGCGTCATGAATTCGGTTAACGAACTTGATGTGCAAAATGAGCCAAAAACAGGTGTAATAGATCTTAAAAATTACGATATACCAGAAGAAGTAATAAAGTACGGCATTTTAACGGATGAAAAAGTAAAAGGCGGCAGATTTATCAATAATCAATTTGTACCCGACAATATTGCGGGGTACTTAGAGAGCGAAACACTTAAAAAAATACCAAAAAGTAAAAAACAACTATTGCCTGCAAATAATGAACTTAAGCCAGAGATAGATTTGCTTGAAACATATGAGTTGTATGAGATGCACGAAGGGGATAAACAGATGTATTCTGATGATACGTTGGGGAGATACAAAAAGGACGTTGAAAGATTAGTAGAATATATGAAAAACAACAATATCTATGAATTAAAGCAACTGCGTGCACAAAATTTTCAAAAGCATATAAAAGATAAAACCAGTAAGGGAAATGCAAATAATATAATAGGCAGACTAAGAAAATTTTTTAATTACGCAGTGCAAGAAAAATATGTGAGTTGTAATCCGTTTGAAAAACTTAGCAACTATAAAGTGGATAAAAATACAACGGATAAAAGAAATTTTACTCTCGATGAGTTAAAAGAATTATTTAGCGGTAAAAATAGCGGCATACGAAAAGAGCTATTAGATTGTTTAAGATTTTTATTATTAACGGGTGTCAGGACGGAGGAATTTTATAATTTAAATAAAGATAGTTTTTATACGGATTGCGATCATCCGTTTTTGAAGGTAAAAACCGCGAAGCAAGGTGCCGATAAGATATTTTATAGAAACATACCATTGCATACATTATTAAAAGATCTCTACAAATACGACTGGATTGCAAAAATTAAAAAAATATATTCAAATAAAGGAACTTTGTCCAAAGCTCTCAATGCCGAAATAGATAAGGTAATAAAAGATAATACGGTAAGCGTCCATAGACTTAGGGGAAATTTTGCTAACGCGATTGATGAGTATTTGTATTCTAGGGATTTTATCGAATATCAAGACACTTTAAAAAATTTAATGGGACATTCGAAAAGGCTAAGGAAAGACGATATCGAAGATCAAGTAAAATATAAAATAACCAAAACTATACTTGGTTATGCACCCGATATGACACAGGGTACATACTCGCAATCCGAGTATGCGGATCCAAAAATATTAGCAATACGAGGGCTTAATGTCTTTGAAGATATTTTTGAATATTTGAATATCCCAAAAAATCAAATCGGACACGTAAAGCCTAGAAAATCTAGAAAAACAAAAAATAAACCCATCGCCATGATTGCAAAATAA
- a CDS encoding coiled-coil domain-containing protein — MANAYTINDHNLVINVRSDFLTYGRAIGRFAHACREKNQKKHIKYLNKNPATINRYKLLSEFNNNGNMRDANAKDDELHNIAFVKNLLKCFQESFEKDYTNQSYTQKRKGIETLINKSWRKDMAGFCEIIITFGTDRKKEPKEGLNDEESKFINENIHMDRVMRFINTYCAKYGVKCLLIAEHNDEKTKHYQIIFTNYNFEKHANLRFSGKAQTAEFGKELQDMGAEAFEGQVLRGKPSKNRHKNLTQMHQIASEYKSEQELKEKIQKLIEAEANKHMQKKEPLWGDEYFRLEPNEKRALIVGLRNSVFEQLQENITITSDEKLKEQVEFLTGQIIEQNKIIEEDREKSIEVLKEKEQLEKELDDLKETKAEQDKEIMLLKNRLEAHINQQTKIYKQNTLIESKNRENQSLTRKTESLQKENIRLRDLNGKSLGILIEIANINPEIREIIVNEIPELRGKFTKDDAGMEMG, encoded by the coding sequence ATGGCTAATGCATACACAATAAATGATCACAATCTAGTTATAAACGTAAGGTCAGATTTTTTAACATATGGTAGAGCTATAGGTAGATTTGCACATGCATGTCGTGAGAAAAATCAAAAGAAACATATAAAGTATCTCAACAAAAATCCAGCCACTATTAATCGTTACAAGCTCCTAAGCGAGTTTAATAATAATGGCAATATGAGAGATGCTAACGCTAAAGATGATGAACTACACAATATAGCCTTTGTAAAGAATTTACTTAAATGCTTTCAAGAAAGCTTTGAGAAAGACTATACCAATCAGTCTTATACACAAAAAAGAAAAGGTATAGAAACTCTTATAAATAAGTCTTGGCGCAAAGATATGGCTGGTTTTTGTGAGATTATCATCACATTTGGTACAGATAGGAAGAAAGAGCCAAAAGAAGGACTAAATGACGAAGAGTCAAAATTTATAAATGAAAACATACACATGGATAGAGTAATGAGATTTATAAATACATATTGTGCAAAGTATGGTGTAAAGTGTCTGCTTATAGCTGAACATAATGATGAGAAGACCAAGCACTATCAGATTATCTTTACAAACTACAACTTTGAGAAGCATGCAAATTTGAGATTTAGCGGTAAGGCACAAACAGCAGAATTTGGTAAAGAGCTACAAGATATGGGAGCAGAGGCATTTGAAGGTCAGGTGCTTCGTGGTAAACCAAGTAAAAATAGACATAAGAATTTAACCCAAATGCACCAAATAGCAAGTGAATATAAGAGTGAGCAAGAGCTAAAAGAGAAAATTCAAAAGCTTATAGAAGCGGAAGCAAATAAGCATATGCAAAAGAAAGAGCCTTTGTGGGGCGACGAGTACTTTAGGTTAGAGCCAAATGAAAAAAGAGCTTTAATAGTAGGTCTTAGAAATTCTGTTTTTGAACAGCTGCAAGAGAACATAACCATCACATCTGATGAAAAGCTAAAAGAACAAGTAGAGTTTCTTACTGGACAAATAATAGAACAAAACAAGATCATAGAAGAAGATAGAGAGAAAAGTATAGAAGTCTTAAAAGAAAAAGAGCAGCTAGAAAAAGAGCTAGATGATTTAAAAGAGACCAAAGCCGAGCAAGACAAAGAGATAATGCTTCTTAAAAACAGACTAGAAGCACATATCAATCAACAAACAAAAATATATAAGCAAAACACATTGATAGAGAGTAAGAATAGAGAAAATCAATCTCTAACACGTAAAACCGAAAGTTTGCAAAAAGAAAATATCAGACTAAGAGACCTTAATGGCAAAAGCTTAGGTATTCTAATAGAAATAGCAAATATCAACCCAGAGATAAGAGAGATTATAGTAAATGAGATACCAGAGCTAAGAGGTAAATTTACAAAAGATGATGCTGGGATGGAGATGGGGTAG
- a CDS encoding molybdopterin-dependent oxidoreductase — translation MSISRRDFLKTSAAATAIVCSNPLLAKENKTKSIPHASNLGAFYADVDENGKIVKIRPQVSDKDPKYPGNEAWIDRVYSDTRIKYPCVRKSYLEGKNAPELRGKEEFVRVSWDEAMKLIVKKLQSVKTDEIYNASGGWGHPGLLHNCSSVAGRFFNTVFGGAVGTDGEYSNGAAGRVNATIVGDLEVYSLQTAHEAMLENTKVYVMWGADLFKCNQIDFMIANRGNNPYFEKYAKSGIKFITIDPQYTEIAKKFNAEWIKIRPNTDVALMLGMCHYLYTSNQYDKEFIEKYTFGFDKFLPYLLGRSEDMVEKTPAWAAKITGVEESVIKALVDTFVKNRTFLAGNWAMQRAHHGEQVDWMLMVLASMIGQVGLPGGGFGFSMHYGGGGQAFSGVSLPVGLPQGKNKVDAKIPASRVSEALLNPGKKIKFKGSEITYPDIKVMYITGATVLGHHPNTNELIKAIRKLDTVIVHEPWWTPMAKMADIVLPSTTPLERDDISYGGSYSQDYVYAMRKVVEPLFEARNDYDVFAQMAKMVGEKEHRKFTSGKSKEEIIRSFYERSDCVNYVSFDEFWEKGYLHFEPGEEAKKFVRHAAFRADPVANKLATETGKIQIFSQKFADYKLDDFKGHPMWFEPAEWLGNGELTKQYPLHLLSPHPKYRIHSQLDNSFVRKAYKVGNREPVLINYEDAKKFGIKDGDTVEVYNDRGRILAGAVVSKDIMKGVVSISEGAWYDPENLTDENPRCNAGHVNLLTSSRPTSTMAQATSINTCLVAIKKVDAKAYAGIKTPIIKGA, via the coding sequence ATGTCAATTTCAAGACGAGATTTTTTAAAGACATCCGCTGCAGCTACGGCAATAGTATGCTCAAATCCTCTTCTAGCAAAGGAGAATAAAACCAAAAGCATACCGCACGCTTCAAATTTAGGTGCATTTTACGCTGACGTCGACGAAAACGGAAAGATAGTGAAAATTAGACCGCAGGTATCTGATAAAGACCCAAAATACCCCGGAAACGAGGCATGGATAGACAGGGTTTATTCCGATACCAGAATAAAATATCCTTGCGTTAGAAAAAGCTACCTAGAAGGTAAAAACGCTCCCGAGCTTCGCGGCAAAGAGGAATTCGTGCGAGTAAGCTGGGACGAGGCGATGAAGCTAATAGTTAAAAAGCTTCAAAGCGTAAAGACGGACGAAATTTATAATGCAAGTGGCGGCTGGGGGCATCCAGGTCTTCTTCACAACTGTAGCTCCGTGGCGGGTAGATTTTTTAATACCGTTTTTGGCGGAGCGGTAGGAACTGACGGCGAGTATAGCAACGGTGCTGCGGGCAGAGTAAATGCAACTATCGTTGGAGATTTGGAAGTTTATTCTCTGCAAACCGCACATGAAGCAATGCTTGAAAATACGAAAGTTTATGTGATGTGGGGTGCCGATTTGTTTAAATGCAATCAGATCGATTTCATGATAGCAAATCGCGGGAATAATCCTTATTTTGAAAAATATGCAAAATCGGGAATAAAATTTATCACGATTGATCCGCAATACACGGAAATTGCCAAGAAATTTAACGCCGAGTGGATTAAAATTCGCCCGAATACCGACGTGGCGCTTATGCTTGGAATGTGCCATTATCTATATACAAGTAACCAATATGATAAAGAATTTATCGAAAAATACACTTTTGGATTTGATAAATTCCTGCCTTATCTACTTGGTAGGAGCGAAGATATGGTAGAAAAAACTCCTGCCTGGGCAGCAAAGATAACGGGTGTTGAGGAGAGCGTTATAAAAGCGCTTGTCGATACTTTTGTAAAAAATCGCACATTTTTAGCAGGCAACTGGGCTATGCAAAGAGCCCATCACGGAGAGCAGGTCGACTGGATGCTTATGGTGCTTGCTTCGATGATAGGACAAGTTGGGCTTCCAGGCGGCGGATTTGGATTTTCTATGCATTATGGCGGCGGCGGACAAGCGTTTTCGGGCGTTAGTTTGCCGGTAGGCTTGCCGCAAGGTAAAAACAAAGTAGACGCAAAAATTCCAGCCTCAAGAGTTAGCGAAGCTTTGTTAAATCCGGGCAAAAAGATCAAATTTAAAGGCTCTGAGATAACATATCCAGATATAAAAGTCATGTATATAACGGGCGCAACCGTTTTAGGACACCATCCAAATACAAATGAACTTATAAAAGCTATCCGCAAGCTTGATACCGTGATAGTTCATGAGCCTTGGTGGACACCGATGGCAAAGATGGCTGATATAGTGCTTCCTTCTACGACTCCGCTCGAAAGAGACGATATAAGCTATGGCGGCTCTTATTCGCAAGACTATGTTTATGCGATGAGAAAGGTTGTAGAGCCGCTTTTTGAAGCTAGAAACGATTATGACGTTTTTGCTCAGATGGCAAAAATGGTGGGCGAAAAAGAGCATCGTAAATTTACAAGCGGTAAGAGCAAAGAGGAGATCATAAGAAGCTTTTACGAAAGAAGCGATTGCGTTAATTACGTAAGTTTTGATGAATTTTGGGAAAAAGGATATTTACACTTTGAGCCAGGTGAAGAGGCAAAGAAATTTGTTCGTCACGCTGCATTTAGAGCTGATCCGGTAGCAAATAAACTAGCTACGGAAACGGGTAAAATTCAAATTTTCTCGCAAAAATTCGCTGATTATAAACTTGATGATTTTAAGGGACATCCTATGTGGTTTGAGCCTGCAGAATGGCTTGGCAATGGAGAACTTACAAAGCAATATCCGCTTCATTTGCTAAGTCCGCACCCAAAATATCGCATCCACTCTCAGCTTGATAACTCTTTTGTAAGAAAAGCATATAAGGTAGGAAATAGAGAGCCTGTGCTTATAAACTATGAAGACGCTAAGAAATTTGGCATAAAAGACGGCGATACGGTTGAAGTATATAACGACAGGGGTAGAATTTTAGCAGGCGCCGTCGTAAGCAAAGACATTATGAAGGGCGTCGTGTCGATAAGCGAAGGTGCTTGGTATGATCCTGAAAATTTAACAGATGAAAACCCAAGATGCAACGCAGGACACGTAAATTTATTAACCAGCTCAAGACCTACTTCGACTATGGCACAAGCGACTTCTATCAATACTTGCTTGGTAGCTATCAAAAAAGTTGATGCCAAGGCTTATGCCGGCATTAAAACACCGATAATAAAAGGAGCATAA
- a CDS encoding 4Fe-4S binding protein, translating into MNHDASKHASFEACIDCNLCAVVCPIRTISFSSVNAKKFQEILKSKFETITIGCYKNGFDKNLDLYCIASLPWEILAHLAINKKLIFYYDKCSSCLEKGLLEIFEKNIKRVKEFLGKELYDKNINLSLNEVKTDISSRRGLFSSIKRSVLNYKDNYIHKISRKDMYKWLKFYAKDKIFGWKTLNINDKKCCGCQICENICPFDAISITKSNNTITLYHSAMRCNECGLCKTTCLFGAIEGFKPIYLKGSLMHYHENKIRPNKCSCGEFIPHDRQECFLCENKSKTINLFA; encoded by the coding sequence ATGAATCACGACGCAAGCAAGCACGCTTCGTTTGAGGCCTGTATTGACTGCAATCTTTGCGCCGTAGTCTGCCCGATAAGAACCATATCTTTTTCGTCCGTAAATGCAAAGAAATTTCAAGAAATTTTAAAATCGAAATTTGAAACTATTACCATAGGATGCTACAAAAATGGATTTGATAAAAATTTAGATCTATACTGCATAGCCTCTTTGCCTTGGGAGATTTTAGCTCATCTTGCGATCAATAAAAAGTTGATCTTTTACTATGATAAATGCAGCTCATGCCTAGAAAAAGGTCTTTTAGAAATATTTGAAAAAAATATAAAAAGAGTGAAAGAATTTTTAGGTAAAGAGCTATATGACAAAAACATCAATCTCTCTTTAAACGAAGTAAAAACCGATATCTCATCAAGAAGGGGACTATTTTCCAGCATTAAAAGATCGGTTCTAAACTATAAAGATAACTACATACATAAAATATCAAGAAAAGATATGTATAAGTGGCTTAAATTTTATGCAAAAGATAAGATATTTGGCTGGAAAACACTAAATATAAACGATAAAAAATGCTGCGGATGTCAAATTTGTGAAAATATCTGCCCATTTGATGCTATAAGTATTACAAAAAGCAACAATACTATAACCTTGTACCACTCCGCCATGAGGTGCAACGAGTGCGGACTATGCAAAACGACCTGTTTGTTTGGGGCTATTGAAGGATTTAAACCTATATATTTAAAAGGCTCGCTTATGCATTATCATGAAAATAAAATACGACCAAATAAATGTAGCTGCGGAGAATTTATACCACACGATAGACAAGAGTGCTTTTTATGCGAGAATAAAAGCAAAACCATAAATTTATTTGCCTGA
- the vapC gene encoding type II toxin-antitoxin system tRNA(fMet)-specific endonuclease VapC, which produces MFLLDTNICSYLISSTEPYSQNILSHLTKHGKKDIFISSITIAEMFYGIENSTQKELNLRLMSDFISNFGVLDFTSKCAASYGKIRLEMRNKNRRIGDMDMLIAAVALSNDLVLVTNNEKDFKDISELRMENWSI; this is translated from the coding sequence ATGTTTTTGCTCGATACTAATATTTGTAGTTACTTGATTTCTAGCACCGAGCCTTACAGTCAAAATATACTAAGCCATTTGACCAAACATGGCAAAAAAGATATTTTTATTTCAAGCATAACGATAGCCGAAATGTTTTACGGTATAGAAAATTCCACTCAAAAAGAGCTAAATTTAAGACTCATGAGCGATTTTATCTCAAATTTCGGCGTTTTGGATTTTACGAGCAAATGCGCGGCAAGCTACGGCAAAATAAGGCTTGAGATGAGAAATAAAAACAGAAGGATAGGCGATATGGACATGCTGATTGCCGCCGTAGCGCTTAGTAATGATCTTGTTTTGGTTACGAATAACGAAAAAGATTTTAAAGATATAAGCGAGCTTAGGATGGAAAATTGGAGCATTTGA
- a CDS encoding site-specific integrase — translation MLPYSKDEANTIFKIVQNFKETNTTPSKRISANDLYYITMIAAYSGMRINEIVQLRARDIVQHNNVLCFSINRDDGKSTKNINSIRLVSVHSKLIELGLMEFVKQRASSNKSIFKVSNKDFSEIFRSQIQRKLISNDKQKTFYSFRHYFIDTLVQQEVEPNIIAQIVGHEKQYKILLGTYATNINASVLKAKVEMVSY, via the coding sequence GTGCTACCTTACAGCAAGGATGAAGCCAACACTATCTTTAAAATAGTCCAAAATTTTAAAGAGACTAACACAACACCTAGCAAACGCATAAGTGCAAATGATTTATACTATATAACCATGATAGCAGCATATAGTGGTATGAGGATAAATGAGATAGTTCAGCTAAGAGCACGTGACATCGTGCAGCACAATAACGTGCTTTGCTTTAGTATAAATAGAGATGATGGCAAGAGTACTAAAAATATAAATTCCATAAGGCTTGTATCAGTTCATAGTAAGCTAATAGAGCTTGGACTAATGGAGTTTGTAAAACAAAGAGCTAGCTCAAACAAAAGCATCTTTAAAGTAAGCAATAAAGACTTTTCTGAAATTTTTAGATCTCAAATACAACGAAAACTAATAAGCAACGATAAGCAAAAGACTTTTTACTCTTTTAGACACTATTTTATAGATACGCTTGTCCAACAAGAAGTAGAGCCAAATATCATAGCTCAAATAGTAGGACATGAGAAACAGTATAAAATTTTACTTGGAACCTATGCTACAAATATAAATGCTAGTGTGTTAAAAGCAAAAGTTGAAATGGTAAGTTACTAA
- a CDS encoding helix-turn-helix domain-containing protein gives MKTDKDPLKQDIERIIKHICENHDKKVNIDELAQLINMSKFYFIRVFKTYVGVTPIQFLHLITINYARASLRNSKNLLDTSFNMGLSSSSKLHNMFVNVYGVTPLEFKTYANNIQISYVLQDSVLGKALLAHTSRGICYFRFINKDTDIDEFKEFWKNANLSYDESLKTKFKHMFDPNDYKILKSVNEQINLYIALISLAANLDKKDRLYDKKIKFLQSAVPCYECIIQTNIFSDYRWGIIPKKHRVVYEPIKFSKD, from the coding sequence ATGAAAACAGATAAAGACCCGCTAAAACAAGACATAGAGCGCATCATAAAGCATATATGCGAAAATCATGATAAAAAAGTTAATATAGACGAGCTGGCACAATTAATAAATATGAGCAAATTTTATTTTATAAGGGTTTTTAAAACGTATGTCGGCGTCACACCTATACAGTTTTTACACCTTATTACTATAAACTATGCAAGAGCAAGCCTTAGAAATTCTAAAAATTTATTAGATACGTCCTTTAATATGGGGCTTTCTAGCTCCTCAAAGCTTCACAATATGTTCGTCAATGTTTATGGGGTCACACCGCTTGAGTTTAAAACATACGCAAACAATATCCAAATATCTTATGTATTGCAAGATTCGGTACTAGGTAAAGCACTTTTAGCTCATACTAGTAGAGGGATCTGCTATTTTCGCTTTATAAATAAAGATACGGACATAGATGAATTTAAAGAGTTTTGGAAAAACGCAAATTTATCGTATGATGAGAGTTTAAAGACAAAATTTAAACATATGTTCGATCCTAATGATTATAAAATTTTAAAGTCAGTCAATGAGCAGATAAATCTTTACATCGCCCTTATATCTTTAGCCGCTAACTTGGATAAAAAAGACCGCCTTTATGATAAGAAAATAAAATTTTTACAATCAGCTGTGCCATGCTATGAGTGCATCATACAGACAAATATTTTTAGCGATTATAGGTGGGGGATAATCCCAAAAAAACATAGAGTAGTTTATGAACCTATAAAATTTAGCAAAGACTAG
- a CDS encoding radical SAM protein: MSTNLQNAIDKYKQIEDDFIKSIEARYKLVFDKNGIFTKGFSNKFTNELSYINFQSNACKACRTGVDTHSVYLSLKCNKNCYFCFNPNQDDFKKDVKRKFAAKQIANKILKNNQNVKFVALTGGEPLLYKDDALEFFKIINESNTTIHKRLYTNGTLIDTKYLKKLKSSGLDEIRFSIKLEDSLNEQADIIEKIEDAKHYIKTVIVEMPVIPKTLEKMKNIMFYLEQIGIDGMNLLEFCFPLTNEKEYIKRGFMLKYPPFQTYYNYWYAGGLAISGSEEESLELLKFASENKFKMGVFYCSLANKHLGQIYQQNTLYPKEKWQYFSQNDYFLKTAKVFDEDIFKATEILKQNGIFEYYHNQDLGFLEFHPKYINLFKDKYIDIGLSSNVIEVKNDEVYLRELKIQKVKINDFNLKNI; this comes from the coding sequence ATGAGTACGAATCTACAAAATGCTATCGATAAGTACAAGCAGATAGAAGACGACTTTATAAAAAGCATAGAAGCCAGATATAAGCTCGTTTTCGATAAAAATGGAATTTTCACAAAAGGTTTTTCAAATAAATTTACTAATGAACTTTCATATATAAATTTTCAGTCAAATGCCTGTAAAGCATGTAGGACCGGAGTCGATACTCACAGTGTTTATCTATCTTTAAAATGCAATAAGAACTGCTATTTTTGCTTTAATCCGAACCAAGATGATTTTAAAAAAGATGTAAAACGAAAATTTGCCGCAAAGCAGATAGCAAATAAGATTTTAAAAAATAATCAAAACGTTAAATTTGTAGCTTTGACCGGCGGCGAACCCCTACTATACAAAGATGATGCGCTTGAATTTTTTAAAATCATAAATGAGTCAAATACCACTATCCACAAAAGACTATATACAAATGGTACTTTGATAGACACAAAATATCTCAAAAAGCTAAAATCCAGCGGACTTGACGAGATAAGATTTAGCATAAAACTTGAGGATAGTTTAAACGAGCAAGCAGACATCATAGAAAAGATCGAAGATGCAAAACACTACATCAAAACCGTTATAGTCGAGATGCCAGTCATTCCAAAAACTCTTGAAAAGATGAAAAATATAATGTTTTATTTAGAACAAATCGGAATCGATGGTATGAATTTGCTCGAATTTTGCTTTCCTTTGACGAATGAAAAAGAGTATATAAAAAGAGGGTTTATGCTCAAATATCCGCCATTTCAAACCTACTATAACTACTGGTACGCTGGTGGCCTTGCTATATCTGGAAGCGAAGAGGAGAGCTTGGAGCTTTTAAAATTTGCAAGTGAAAACAAATTTAAAATGGGTGTATTTTATTGCTCTTTAGCAAATAAGCATCTAGGGCAAATTTATCAACAAAATACACTATATCCCAAAGAAAAATGGCAATACTTCAGCCAAAACGACTACTTTTTAAAAACTGCAAAGGTTTTTGATGAGGATATCTTTAAGGCAACTGAAATTTTAAAGCAAAACGGAATCTTTGAGTATTATCACAATCAAGATTTAGGATTTTTAGAATTTCATCCCAAATATATAAATTTATTTAAAGATAAATATATAGATATCGGACTATCTTCAAACGTAATAGAAGTAAAAAATGATGAAGTATATTTAAGAGAACTCAAGATACAAAAGGTAAAAATAAATGACTTTAATCTAAAAAATATTTAA
- a CDS encoding TorD/DmsD family molecular chaperone, protein MNREDIKIYMLCRYYIYKAFYIVFSAPLSAKSVKELLDEKIKQSFAISEQIYNISELYKFLSKLLSEVSDEFLSRLSSEYTAMLIGPQRLPAPPWESAYESEEKILFGNSTLIVRNKYAKYGLLPTKHPHEADDHIAFELNFMLYLAGIINQDERSYKDAINDSLEFLDEHLLTWVGKFSSDLEYQNGLYIKKVSYFLTTFLKYDKTFLEIAKDGR, encoded by the coding sequence ATGAACCGTGAAGACATAAAAATTTATATGCTTTGCAGATACTATATCTACAAAGCTTTTTATATAGTTTTTAGCGCACCGCTAAGCGCCAAAAGTGTAAAGGAGCTATTAGATGAAAAAATAAAGCAGTCATTTGCAATTTCAGAGCAAATTTACAATATAAGCGAGCTTTATAAATTCTTGTCGAAGCTTTTAAGCGAGGTAAGCGATGAATTTTTATCTAGGCTTAGTAGCGAATACACTGCGATGCTCATCGGCCCGCAAAGGCTGCCCGCTCCACCTTGGGAAAGTGCGTATGAATCGGAAGAAAAAATACTCTTTGGCAACTCGACTCTTATAGTGAGAAACAAATACGCCAAATACGGCTTACTTCCTACTAAGCACCCACACGAGGCGGACGATCATATAGCATTTGAGTTAAATTTTATGCTATATCTTGCTGGTATCATAAACCAAGACGAGAGATCGTATAAAGATGCTATCAACGATAGTTTGGAATTTCTAGACGAGCACTTACTTACATGGGTAGGTAAATTTAGCTCAGATTTAGAATATCAGAACGGCTTATACATAAAAAAGGTATCATATTTTTTAACCACATTTTTAAAATATGACAAAACATTTTTGGAGATAGCAAAAGACGGGAGATAA